In a single window of the Bufo bufo chromosome 5, aBufBuf1.1, whole genome shotgun sequence genome:
- the YTHDF3 gene encoding YTH domain-containing family protein 3 isoform X1, translating into MSATSVDQRPKGQGNKVAVQNGSMHQKDAVNDDDFEPYLTSQTNQSNSYPPMSDPYMPSYYAPSIGFPYSLGEAAWSTAGDPPMPYLYGQMSNGEHHYIPDGVFSQPGALGNTPPFLSQHGFNFFPGNADFSTWGTSGSQGQSTQSSAYSSSYGYPPSSLGRAITDGQAGFGNDTLSKVPGINSIEQGMTGLKIGGDMTAAVTKTVGSALTSAGMTSIAANSVPPVSSSAPKPTSWAAIARKPAKPQPKLKPKGNMGIGSPAVPPPPIKHNINIGTWDDKGAVVKTPLAQPILPPQPVIQQPQPLTQPLPMVQNQLPQQQLQQQQGPQQPPLTHQVQQQLQNRWVAPRNRGVGFNQNNVSGNENFSLGVVPVSSSPGVEVHPVLEKLKAINNYNPKDFDWSLKNGRVFIIKSYSEDDIHRSIKYSIWCSTEHGNKRLDAAYRSLNGKGPLYLLFSVNGSGHFCGVAEMKSVVDYNAYAGVWSQDKWKGKFEVKWVFVKDVPNNQLRHIRLENNDNKPVTNSRDTQEVPLEKAKQVLKIIATFKHTTSIFDDFAHYEKRQEEEEAMRRERNRNKQ; encoded by the exons AGACCTAAAGGACAGGGAAACAAAG TTGCAGTACAGAACGGTTCAATGCATCAGAAAGATGCAGTAAACGATGATGACTTTGAGCCATATCTAACCAGCCAGACGAATCAG AGTAAtagctatccaccaatgtcagacCCTTACATGCCTAGTTATTATGCTCCATCCATTGGATTTCCTTACTCCCTTGGGGAGGCAGCATGGTCAACCGCGGGAGACCCACCAATGCCGTACTTGTATGGACAGATGAGCAATGGAGAACACCACTACATACCGGATGGAGTGTTTAGTCAGCCTGGCGCTTTGGGGAACACTCCTCCTTTCCTAAGCCAGCATGGGTTTAACTTTTTTCCTGGGAATGCAGACTTCTCCACATGGGGGACAAGTGGATCTCAGGGACAATCGACTCAAAGTTCTGCCTATAGCAGCAGCTACGGATACCCCCCTAGTTCCCTTGGTAGAGCCATTACTGATGGCCAAGCTGGTTTTGGCAATGATACTTTAAGTAAAGTACCAGGGATTAACAGCATCGAGCAAGGAATGACAGGACTGAAGATTGGcggggacatgactgctgctgTAACAAAAACTGTTGGCTCAGCCTTGACTAGTGCAGGAATGACTAGTATAGCCGCAAATAGCGTGCCTCCAGTTAGCAGTTCTGCACCCAAACCAACCTCTTGGGCTGCCATTGCTCGAAAGCCAGCAAAACCTCAGCCTAAACTTAAACCGAAGGGCAATATGGGTATTGGTAGCCCTGCAGTTCCTCCACCGcctataaaacacaacatcaataTTGGAACTTGGGATGATAAGGGGGCTGTGGTAAAGACCCCTCTTGCTCAGCCAATTCTGCCTCCTCAGCCTGTAATTCAGCAGCCTCAGCCATTAACGCAACCTCTACCCATGGTGCAAAACCAACTGCCTCAACAGCAGCTTCAGCAGCAACAAGGACCTCAGCAGCCGCCCCTGACACACCAGGTGCAGCAGCAGCTTCAGAACCGCTGGGTGGCACCTAGGAACCGGGGCGTAGGCTTCAATCAGAACAATGTATCTGGAAATGAGAACTTTAGCCTAGGTGTTGTGCCTGTCAGCTCCTCACCAGGTGTTGAGGTTCACCCTGTACTGGAGAAATTGAAGGCCATAAACAACTATAATCCCAAAGACTTTGACTGGAGTCTGAAAAATGGGCGCGTGTTCATAATCAAAAGCTACTCCGAGGACGATATTCACCGCTCTATCAAGTACTCAATCTGGTGCAGTACTGAGCATGGCAATAAGCGTTTGGATGCTGCTTACCGATCCTTGAATGGTAAAGGGCCACTTTATTTACTCTTCAGCGTAAATGGGAGTGGACATTTTTGTGGAGTCGCAGAGATGAAGTCTGTTGTAGACTATAATGCGTATGCTGGAGTCTGGTCACAAGACAAGTGGAAGGGAAAGTTTGAAGTCAAATGGGTCTTTGTCAAAGACGTTCCCAACAACCAACTGCGACACATTCGTTTGGAAAACAACGACAATAAGCCTGTTACCAACTCAAGGGACACTCAAGAGGTACCCCTAGAAAAAGCCAAGCAAGTCCTTAAAATAATTGCGACTTTCAAGCATACAACCTCTATCTTTGATGACTTTGCACATTACGAGAAGCGtcaagaagaggaggaagccatGCGTAGG
- the YTHDF3 gene encoding YTH domain-containing family protein 3 isoform X2: MHQKDAVNDDDFEPYLTSQTNQSNSYPPMSDPYMPSYYAPSIGFPYSLGEAAWSTAGDPPMPYLYGQMSNGEHHYIPDGVFSQPGALGNTPPFLSQHGFNFFPGNADFSTWGTSGSQGQSTQSSAYSSSYGYPPSSLGRAITDGQAGFGNDTLSKVPGINSIEQGMTGLKIGGDMTAAVTKTVGSALTSAGMTSIAANSVPPVSSSAPKPTSWAAIARKPAKPQPKLKPKGNMGIGSPAVPPPPIKHNINIGTWDDKGAVVKTPLAQPILPPQPVIQQPQPLTQPLPMVQNQLPQQQLQQQQGPQQPPLTHQVQQQLQNRWVAPRNRGVGFNQNNVSGNENFSLGVVPVSSSPGVEVHPVLEKLKAINNYNPKDFDWSLKNGRVFIIKSYSEDDIHRSIKYSIWCSTEHGNKRLDAAYRSLNGKGPLYLLFSVNGSGHFCGVAEMKSVVDYNAYAGVWSQDKWKGKFEVKWVFVKDVPNNQLRHIRLENNDNKPVTNSRDTQEVPLEKAKQVLKIIATFKHTTSIFDDFAHYEKRQEEEEAMRRERNRNKQ; encoded by the exons ATGCATCAGAAAGATGCAGTAAACGATGATGACTTTGAGCCATATCTAACCAGCCAGACGAATCAG AGTAAtagctatccaccaatgtcagacCCTTACATGCCTAGTTATTATGCTCCATCCATTGGATTTCCTTACTCCCTTGGGGAGGCAGCATGGTCAACCGCGGGAGACCCACCAATGCCGTACTTGTATGGACAGATGAGCAATGGAGAACACCACTACATACCGGATGGAGTGTTTAGTCAGCCTGGCGCTTTGGGGAACACTCCTCCTTTCCTAAGCCAGCATGGGTTTAACTTTTTTCCTGGGAATGCAGACTTCTCCACATGGGGGACAAGTGGATCTCAGGGACAATCGACTCAAAGTTCTGCCTATAGCAGCAGCTACGGATACCCCCCTAGTTCCCTTGGTAGAGCCATTACTGATGGCCAAGCTGGTTTTGGCAATGATACTTTAAGTAAAGTACCAGGGATTAACAGCATCGAGCAAGGAATGACAGGACTGAAGATTGGcggggacatgactgctgctgTAACAAAAACTGTTGGCTCAGCCTTGACTAGTGCAGGAATGACTAGTATAGCCGCAAATAGCGTGCCTCCAGTTAGCAGTTCTGCACCCAAACCAACCTCTTGGGCTGCCATTGCTCGAAAGCCAGCAAAACCTCAGCCTAAACTTAAACCGAAGGGCAATATGGGTATTGGTAGCCCTGCAGTTCCTCCACCGcctataaaacacaacatcaataTTGGAACTTGGGATGATAAGGGGGCTGTGGTAAAGACCCCTCTTGCTCAGCCAATTCTGCCTCCTCAGCCTGTAATTCAGCAGCCTCAGCCATTAACGCAACCTCTACCCATGGTGCAAAACCAACTGCCTCAACAGCAGCTTCAGCAGCAACAAGGACCTCAGCAGCCGCCCCTGACACACCAGGTGCAGCAGCAGCTTCAGAACCGCTGGGTGGCACCTAGGAACCGGGGCGTAGGCTTCAATCAGAACAATGTATCTGGAAATGAGAACTTTAGCCTAGGTGTTGTGCCTGTCAGCTCCTCACCAGGTGTTGAGGTTCACCCTGTACTGGAGAAATTGAAGGCCATAAACAACTATAATCCCAAAGACTTTGACTGGAGTCTGAAAAATGGGCGCGTGTTCATAATCAAAAGCTACTCCGAGGACGATATTCACCGCTCTATCAAGTACTCAATCTGGTGCAGTACTGAGCATGGCAATAAGCGTTTGGATGCTGCTTACCGATCCTTGAATGGTAAAGGGCCACTTTATTTACTCTTCAGCGTAAATGGGAGTGGACATTTTTGTGGAGTCGCAGAGATGAAGTCTGTTGTAGACTATAATGCGTATGCTGGAGTCTGGTCACAAGACAAGTGGAAGGGAAAGTTTGAAGTCAAATGGGTCTTTGTCAAAGACGTTCCCAACAACCAACTGCGACACATTCGTTTGGAAAACAACGACAATAAGCCTGTTACCAACTCAAGGGACACTCAAGAGGTACCCCTAGAAAAAGCCAAGCAAGTCCTTAAAATAATTGCGACTTTCAAGCATACAACCTCTATCTTTGATGACTTTGCACATTACGAGAAGCGtcaagaagaggaggaagccatGCGTAGG